Within Populus trichocarpa isolate Nisqually-1 chromosome 6, P.trichocarpa_v4.1, whole genome shotgun sequence, the genomic segment GCTACATTGATATACGTCGCAGCAGTATTTGGATGAGATGGCCCGCACGTTAGATGCAAAAGATACAGTGCACGATTGACATACCTGGAAAAGCAAAAAGGTAGCCATTAGGGCATTTCCCTTGATACTGGTTATAACTCCTGAAAGAATTAACTATATTTCATTCTTATAGATGCACTGCCTGCCCCACTCCAGcaccataatattttattttatttgtatcacAGGGTTGGCATCAGATTCTTTGTTTTTCCAGCTCAGTGTGCGTGAAAAATTCCTAAAATTCCTTTCTAAGACCCCCTTTTGGATGTGAAAGCTTTTTTCTCGATGTTGGTGTTTTGGTTTTTCCTGAGAGCATTCAGAAAACTCCAATGAGATGGTTAATTTTAACTAGTAAGGAATAATGGAAGCCCCAAATAACATAATCTTTTAATtgacaattatattttctttccacGATTTAAATAGATAAAGTCCCTCTTGCCTTTAACTAAGGAGTTTATCTATTGTCCTACCAGTGAATAAAGTGAGACAAGCCTGAATTCTATACGCTAAGAGCCTCAATAAAAGTTTATACTCGTCACATAGCACCATACAGTAGCCCATAGCACCACATAAAGCTATGAAAAAGTAGAGAGGATAGCCACTGTGGGGCCAGAGTCAggtagaaaattattttttggttaggAAAATATGAAAACGTACTTCAAGGCCAATTCCGTATGTTGAAGACGATAGTAGAAGACAGCTAGATCCCCGTAACTTTTCATTGTATCAGGATGATCAAGTCCAAGCTCCCTCTCATTAATATCCAATGCTTTTTGTTGATAAATGGTAGCCTAAATAAAGTGGAGGAGGTCAGTACAGAAAATCACTACACTACACCAATTAGATGACAagcagaaatatattaaaacatgtaATGGTGCGCTTGAATCTCTTGAAGGTAACACTTCAAAAAAAGTACAGCATACTCTATTTGTTATGGAAACTGCTCCCTTTACAAGTATTACCTCACATATGAAACTGCTACTTTACTTGATTCAGATTGTACTTAAGATACAAAAGAATTTCGAACTTTAATTGCTTTCTCCTTTTGGATTTCATGGACTTGATGCAAGTTgtcttctttatttatattactgTTTCAACTTCCCCCCTCAGTAGCTAGGATAATCATGCAAAGAAGTATGGGAGTAAATTCTCCCTTTATCTTTGTGATTCCCCATAAACAACATAGAATACCTAAAGAAGAACATGGAAACGCACACCAGTATAGAACTATAGATAGAGTATTAGAGATCAGTATAGAACTCGGAGGTTCTTGATTTTTGGTAATTGCATAATGAAACACATTAACctcataataaaaaaccaatcacATAAAAGCATAAAGTATTTACCAAACCTTCAGGAATGGAATGGCAATCCAGTTCTTTTACATACTGTAAACACTCTAAATTGTTTATATTCAAGCTCTTTAGGACTCATAGCTACGCTAAGATctttttcaaagtcaaattcAGAATATCATGTCAAGACAGGCATCACGAGGTGAGGTATCTATGACAACTAAACATGTATTAAGATTTCTAACCAAACTTAACTCTCAACAGTTCTTCTTTCTCAGAGTTTAATTTGTATCCTtctattatttcttttgattatCATCTTGAATCCATTtgtttatgcaaataaaattcaatatccTTGATATCTGTAGAAAAGCCAAGTGACAAGATAGTCCTTCCACGTATAACAAAACTGAGCAAAATTGTGCTCATTCTTAAACATGTGATTATCAACGATACCAAACAAACCAAACCgattaaaaaggagaaaattgatgttcaaatcattttgagaaagacaaaaaagacATTAACTATAAATTCCACCATCTTGAGTTTCCCAAAAGTTTAAATAACTAGATACATGCTGCTGCTACTTATTGCTTGGCATGCAGTGGATGTATAGaagttttaaaacatattaaagcaCATACCTGATTAAAATCCCCAGTATGGTAGAGTACTACAGCCAGAAGACTGTATGCTCCCGCAGTCATTCGATGGTAAGGGCCACAGACTGACACGAGTTTTGACAGTgccttcaaaattcaatatcacATATATGTTAACATTACCGGTTTTACAAATCGATAAGAGTAAGAAGTCATCTCCACAAGAAAAGTTATAATGTACCTTAGTTCCATAGTTTACAGCATCCTCCAATTTACCTTTATCTAAGGAAGTTTTGGATGATTCTAGCAGGGTACGTCCATCCGCAGATGAACATGCAACATGCTATAGGAGAAGTATATTGTCAGATactacaagaaaaatgaaagtttttaaaCGAGTTACTAGTATCTTTACCTTGTATACAGGGACCATGCTTATAATATCAGACCTCTTGAAAGGAAAAGCATTGTCCATATCATAGTCCCTGGGAAGAAGCTCAAGGCCAACCTGACAGAAGATGACTTCACTTATAAACTTAAGATGGATTATTATACACACTGTGAGGCTTCTCAAGCAGTAGCAGAAGGGTCATATATTCAAACCTTGTGGGACAGTCCACGAAGAATGGCAAACTTTCTTAGATCCTGGTAGCTCTCATGCTTCCACTGCCACCCAAACCTCTTTCCAACGAATGTTTCCACCCACTTACACTTTAGTTTCTCATCATTTATGATATCCGAGTCCTCAGTTTCAGTTGAAGGCGTTCCTAACAACATATTTAGACATGATGCAATGCAAGCAGCCAAGTCAGCAACGTCATTAACTGATGCCACAACAGCTTGTAAAATGTGCTTGTAGGCTCGGACAATCATTTCATGTATACATAGTGATTGCACGTGAGGGAGCTTGTCTGCAAGTTCAACCTAGAAtgatagaagaaaagaaaaaaataataaagcttcTGAATCCAGCTATATAGATAAGCCAACTCTGATAGCATTAACAAAAGATTTTCTTGTTTGGAATAGAAAATAACAAGACAGAACTTTCACAAAAGGTAAATTACCACACGCCCCAAAGAACACATCTGCAAACCCCGTGTATGCATAAAATCTGTCAATGTTCTTCCATCAACTGGTGAAAGTTCCAGGGAGCCAAAATCTGCCACCTAAGATATTGAAGCCACATGAATCACTCATATTAACACCGAAACATCTTAGGattcaaaaaagaaatgtcGATTATCAAAAAACTAACCAGTTTTGGAAGAGCAGTGTCAGCATAGTATTTATATGCCATTTCAATCAACTCATCAGGTGTCTGCAAAATCAACATAACCACAGAAAATATGAATTTGAATATGATTGATTGATAAAATCAGAATACTGGGGGTTCCTCTTCTCAACAAGATAAATAAGCAATTATCACaatgataattataaataactAATGTTAAATATTTAGCATTAAGTATAAGCAAGTAAATATAGAAGGTCAAGACTCCCTGAAGATCAACTCTTGAAGAAATGAGTTAGTTGTTTAAGTCTAGAAaaatacacagaacaaatttaaGCAGATAGATGTTCTCCTTGGAAAGTAGTAAACAAACCTTGAGGTGAAGACCGGTTTCTGATTCTCTAAGTCGCAGATATGCTGCTTCAGGAAGCAGCTTTTTCCATATTACTTTCATTTCCTCATcttttttctccatttcttcCTGATTAGTGCTATCAGGTTTCTTGCTCATGTCAAGGTTGTTACCAGCATAAACATCCTTTCCCTCTTCAGTTTTGCCGGTTTTGACATCAgttttcttctttatctccCTTAACAATGCACCTTGCTTTCCAAGCCCCTTGACAGCAGGCTCAGGAttagtttcttcatttttcttagcCTCAGTTTTCCCCGCAGCCTGATTTTGCAAATGTTGAACCCAACATGCTCCTAGCTCCCATCTGATAGATTTCGTGTATCTACTGGATTCTTCCTGTAGCTTCAACAAACTATCCTCTAGTATTTTCCTCACCAAAGACCTGGCAGAGTGTAAAATTTCGAGATCTCCACCTTGTAGTCGCTGGAGTGTATTAGATGACTGGGGCGTCGATGACTTATGCAATAGCATCCTCAAGCTGAAAagtaatttaaagaaaatgacaaTTAACAACTGTGGATGCTCTTATGGAACAATGGATTTTATTATAAGCCATCAAAGCGTAATTTCTCTGGATAGTGGGTCTGTTTGAGTACAATTGCATACACATATCCATTTGTCATTAAGAAACAGAGAAGAGTTAAGAGAAAACTGATCTGATTTAAGAGGATTCAACAAATAAGCAGTTCATTAGGACTAAAACATGAATAAATGCATGTCCTGAACAGCAATAAAGCGTTTGAAATGAACTGACCTATTAACATTTAAAGCATTGGCGCCTCCTTCAGGGTGTTCCTCAATGGAAATGTCCTGGGGAATAGGATCCCCTTCCCAGTTCACCTCAGAAGAAGCTTTAACAACAGCTGTGAAGCCACAATGTCGAACAACCACTACACCTAAAGTGGGAGTATCCTACAAGATCATAAGTCCACTTCAGCAACTCATACAACTACTTCAGGAATAACATAATGAGCAAATGTAGCAATTAGACTACTCACATGAACAGTTGCACTTTCATCAGCAGTTATTCCCTTTAGTAAATTTCTCCGAGCAAGTTCTTCCTGTGACACTCCAAGAACCTGGCACCCATCATTTTTACAATCCAACTTGGTGCTAGCATCTGACACATCTCTCGTAATGATAATAATCAAATCTCCAACTCTTTCCTCATGCAAAAACGACTTCACAGTATCACTTAAAAAGCACTGATTTTCAATGATACTTTTGATTGCTGCAACAGctttaaaaacagaaacatCGACAAATAAACTATGAAGCAGAAAGGCTTTCCGGTCCCGAATTTGCCTCTCTTCTGCTGTTTTACAAGGCATTGTTGCCAAAATCGCAAACTCCTTCGCCCATGGCCTGTAATCATGTTTCCCATCTCTTCCTTGTCCTCCTCCATTACCTCCCCAATTCTCATCCTCCACAGGAAGTGGCGGAAAAACAGAAGGATTATCAGCAACAAGCGGTGGAACAACCCACGTGTTCGCTCGAAAACCATAAGGAAGGTTACCAAACTGAAACaaacaattaacataaaatacaaaattaacaatcaaacaTCTCTTATAGTCTTATTAAAACCTAAGAGCTAAAGAGAAGGGAAGGCTTACTTTATTATGCTCAGTGAAAGCTTTCATAAGAGCTTTGTAtgcctaaaacaaaaaattatagctTTAAAAACACCACCAGTGACTGACTTTGATTTTCATagtaaaaataaagcaaaaacacACAAACGACACGTCAGTTTGGAATTAGAACTTACAGAATCAAAAACTCTGCTAATCTGCTGCAACAAACTAACCAAAGAGCGACAAAGAAGAGCGCGTTTTCCAGCTGGATAGAATCCTTCCCGCGAAGCAACAATTGTCATTGGCTTCCCACTGCAAACCCTAACCTGAATTTTTCCATTTCCAAAAATATTCcttaattttaaaccaaaaccactaaaaatcaaactattcataaaaaacaaaaactctcaCGTCTATCTGGAAGAAATCATCTTCCGTTTTATCTTCAAGGAAAGGACGACTCGATCTCCTGATAtctgaaatcaacaaaattcaaaaaaaaaattatattaaaaaatcgtatttttttgcataattatagttgttattataattctaatgaAAATGAAAGCTGACATTGAACCGGCGGCGTGAGGTGCGAGAAAGAGAAGAATTCATAAAACTGGCCAAGCCGTGGCGGCGGGCACATGGAAACCGCCGCATCCGCTTTCTCCATCGCGTCCGTACAAGCATCCTTGCCACTCTTGTTCACGATTTTCTTGTTATCTCCGCCCGTCTCAGTCGAACCGGACTCCTTTGAACCTCCGGTTCGACCCGGTGTTTTTGTCGGAGAAGTGGAAGAGGCGCCAAATGAGGTGGTGCAGGCGACGATGTCGAGGAGTCGGTGGATGTGAGCTATGGATTGTTCTTCTGTGTAGTCCTCTGCAAcagaaattttgaattttcgtTAAGCAAAAAATCGGGGTTGTTTGGGTAGCAGTACGCTGTTGGTGGTGCTTAGTGAGATAGAGTGGGTGTTGAAGTTTTGACCGTTGATATGAGGGGCTTACCTTCTGTAATGGTGAGGTGGCAGGGTTTGAGCAAGATGATGTCCACTGAATCTTTGAGTCTGGGTCCCCGTACCTGTGAGTGTGGTAGGAGTCAATGAGTTTGAGGGAAAAAAAGCCGTTAGCACtccaattattgttttttttaatatattaaaacattttaaaaaaatatttttttatattaattaaaaatacctaaaaaattaatttaaagttaaaaaattcaaaaaaaaataaaaattagtttgggGGCTAAgagtataaattaattaaaatagaaggGCTAGTAATTACCTCGTGAGATAAGGAGAAATTGGTCAAGTGGCATGTCTCGACATGCACACCCAAAAGCTTTCTTACATCCAAGATCCTGTCCGTGGAGATGCCCTACAAATAtatgcaacaacaaaaaaggtCTTACAAACCAagcagaaaaaatataaaatataataataaaacaggAGTACTGTCGAAATATATACCtaccaaaaacaacaaaacaaatacgAAAAAGCAGAAGATAGTAACAAGCAAATTACACCtcgttaattattaatttgacaaaagaaatatttttttttttgtggatcaATAGAGATATATTATTCTTAAAGTCaatataacttaattaattttgaacagttttttcttcaatttttatattatttaattaaaaactcaacaacaacaaaaaaactatatatgaaaGTATTAACTTCAAAATTTCTAAAACCTAAACTCTTAAATTTTATGCTAATATCACCagttaattaagaaaagtaGTTCAAAGGGTTGATTTTTggaattaatgaagaaaaattataatgacaGGGAGGGAGAATACTAGCTAGGAAAGTACATTTACCTTGAGAGACACTTGAGAATCGTCCGGCGTTTCAACGGTGACTTCTATGACAGTAGGCAAAACTGTACATTCCATACAAAATCAACAAGACCCAAATTCAGcactctcaaaaaaaaatttttaaaaaaaagacaataattcAGTCCATCGACTTGCTCGCATTCATATCATAtgcatatatacacacacagaaTGTTTTTATCTAAGCAATCTAGCTAAAAGGTCCAATTGGTTGCAGAAAGGATaagaaaatggagaagaaaattTGTGAACCATACATTTTCTTCGAACTTATGTAGGGCCTGATAATCCAAATAATAACtcaataagataaaaagatagcCTTTGAGCTCAACACACGCACGCATGAGAGTTGGATTTTCACTTTTGAAAGGAGAAAAGACATGGAAGATACCAAATGGAAGTGGAAATGAAATATACATGTAGatatagagaagaagaagaagaagaagaagaagaagaagaagaagaagaaagtaatATGCTGACTGATgcaatgaatatatatatatatatatatatatgatagaaTTAATAacctttttcttccttcttctttttctctcctttagCTTTATGAGGCTTGGCCTTTCCAGTCTTGGGAGCCATATTGTTGTTGCGaatgaaggaaaagaaatcTGTTTTGATTGGTTATAAGAAGTACTCCTTCAATTGACGATAAAAACTATATCCCAGATTGAATTTATCGACTAAACTTCTCTGCATGGAAGAAAAATTTACAGAATCTTTCGTCGAACACTCATAAGAAAAAACCCCAAGgaattaagaaacaaatatatgTGGAGCAAGGACAGGAAgcaccaagaaaacaaaataataatgcaaAAGTGCaggattttttattcttttttaacaaatagAGGGATAATTAAAGGGGGGGAGATTTAGCTAGCTAGCAAGCACGCGTAACCAGTTCATAGCTCAAGCAAGAAGCTGCTTTTATATGGTGAGGAGAAGGATGGGGACAGATAGAGtagaagaaaagagagggaaCTGAATTGAAGTTAGTTTGTGTAGGATATTGTTGAGCATAATAAAATCTTTAAGTGAAAGGAAAACTTGGGACATGGGCTAATTAAGGAGAATATGAGAGAACGAGAGAGACTGCTGCTGGGAAGAggatatagagagagagagagagggcttGAGAGGTGGATAGGATAAGGTAAGCCAAGTTCTTTCTTGTACACAAGCGTAGCACAAGAATGTAAGGTAAACCATTTCAGGCCtctcatttttctctttctttataacTTGCCTCATCGCTTCCCTTTCATCAGAACCCTTTTTTACTCGTTCTAGATACTGTGCAAGTTTTTCACTGTATAGAATTAATTTATGGGTCGTCATCTTGCTAGATTTTACTTGCTGGCATGACAGTTTGGAGCCTATAAACGTGTGCCAAGTGTGTAGGAACATATCTTGTTGAAGTTGTAGCTAAGAGTCGGGCTGTGTTTAGTGCTAGCATACTGGTCTAAGCAAGGAAAAATGGGTTTTCAATGGAGTTGATATTTTActtgtagaaaatattttcttgtgcCCATGTATGGTGAAATTCTTACTTAATACCAATTCTTTCTACGTTCAATTTAATGGTTGAGGAATGATAGGGTGACAGGTGGACTgaaccaatttcttttttttaccaaaatcttactattttgcaaaataaaataaaatcagatgTATGTTGTCTAGAAGGTGGTGGGTGCTGCAGAGCCCAGCAAGTTTGGTGCTCTTCTTTCTCCATTGGGgcttatatataattcttatcAGGCCACAGGTTTTAAGGAACGGTGGATTCAGGTATGCGACCAGTATGCAGCTCCTCAAGTGGCACTGAAGCAACATCAGGAGTTTCTGGACAGTTACAAACATCTGTCTACTGCCCCTCAAAGAGCACCTCAGCGGGTTCTGCACGCGGTTAAATTGATTCTGATGGGGCCGCGGATAAGAAAAATCGAAAGGCCATTGTTGATGCTGTCGGTAGGAATAGTTTTTGGTATTACCATGTTTTCCAAATTACTTTTTACATTAAGATAATATCAtactaaaaaaacctaaaaacatgTGGAGGGATGCTTTTCAAAGACCTTAAAAAACCTCTCATGTTTTTCATAAACATGTGGCTCACATccagaaattaataaatacaaatagaaatatCAACGGAAACAATCCCGTtggtaaataaaatttatagacAAAATATTGTCTTGTTATGTCCTTTGGTATACACTAGGAGTGAGTAAAAAAACCGacaaaccaattaaaccgagaaaatcaaaaaacaaataaccgaaaaaaccgaaccatgaaaacaaactgattaaaccgattagaatattaaaaaaatcagttcgGATCAATTTTGGATTCATAAGTCTGAAATCAAAAAACTAATCGAACCGATCCGGTTTACATAAGAAataaaccgaactgaaccgaaaagAACCCATTAGAAAGTCAAAAAAATgtctaaaaaagaatataattttcagtttttaatataaaataaccaaaccaaattgaaaccaaaccgaaccgaaaccggtcagttgggttttgatttttaatttaaaataaccgaaccaaacaaaaaccaatCAGTTCGgttttgtttcagttttttttatataatttataaaatttcaatttggttgtttttataggtaaaaaccaaaccgaaccgaaaatgttCACCTCTAATATACACCGATATAAAGAAACCGGTCagttgggttttggtttttaatttaaaataaccaaaccaaaccaaaaccggtaagttcggtttggtttcaattttttttatataatttacaaaatttcaatttggttgtttttataggtaaaaacaaaaccgaaccgaaaatgttCACCTCTAACATACACCGACATAAATTTTCCTTCGGTATATACCAGggaattataatataaaaagaaggaatgaaaaaaaaataacttgttattGTTACAGATGGTTTTACCAATGAAATAAACTCGTCGCTAATATCCATcgataatatttaagttatgacTTAGCAACCCCCCCCcggtcttcttcttcttcttcctcttcctcttccttcaTTTTTCTATGCAAATAATAGAAATCTCCCTCATTTCATCACAAATCAAACTCTCATCACCACTAATCTAGTTACCCCCAACACTCAGTCTATCAGCATCTCTGTtgtggttagtttttttttctagaattccCCACGTCAAGTAAGTAAAActacctatttttttaactaatttttaaaatgttaatttttttggtattttgatgtagtatatgtagtttgtttgtgtatttacttgttttataactCTTTCtcatagaaatttgttgtatgaatgcatgatttgtaaatattatggttttttgagattttaaaaaattatatttgtttgtaatttgatgaaattaattttaattttgtgacGAAgatgttttgtaatgaaataaataatgttttatttaataggtatgtttcatattttatcaattttattgttaagttgaaaatttcaataaatatggagggatttgaaattttatagaaaattgataatgatttaagggtgctattaaaatagattgagtaagtttgagttaaaccaatgttagctaatttatttagttcataCTAGATAGGTTATTCATGCATTGTCGTGGGCTACTTTTAGAAACACGTGCTGCTTTTAATTATGagacaattgaaaaaagaaaaaaaaaagctttctaagcataaaaaaaataaagctttctAAGCATGCAATTCTGGTAGCATTAAAATGTATAAGATTTGACTTTCAAGCAATAGATAAGTAACAtgtaaaaaacttatttaaattgtcttgaatttcatataagaatgaaattataaaatgtaaaagGACATCAATCTAACATAGACATTATTTGAACAACTCGAAACAAAAAGGTGGCATGATGAACAAAAAGAGTATGGAAGCCCAACTTTTGGGTGAGAAGAGGAGTCCCAGCAACTATTGGCCAGTAAAGAGTAACAAATTCTTGTCAACTTTTTGTTACTACAAGGACTTGAATAACTTAATTAAGTAtctgcaaaaatattttatgtattcaTCTATGTGTCTGGacctaatatataaaataagtatGGTACATACCTCAAACACTcgctttaaaaagtaaatttccCCCCCCCCAAGAAAAAGCAACCTAAGAGCACCTAAAGCCTTTAAACTTTCTGGGGTAAGCATTGGTCAAATAGTTCCTCCACAAGATTCagcatatacatatatatagcaAAAAAACTTCTAGATAGAAATCGAAAAACTTATGCACACATCTAATTAAACAACCCAATAACCATTGTATaaagtaatgaaaaaacaattcatcaacaataaacaaaaataaaattgagaaaatcaagagaaaactaAAGATCAAAATATCTAATATCTCAACACGGGTAATTTACCtggttatatttaatgaatttctctatcaaaataaatttgtaatagaaaaacatataaaatttataatagaaaccaacacacacacaaactgCCCCAAAatccaccaaaaacaaaaattcttctcGAGGTTAGATCTGTTGCtttaggtgttttcaaggtaaaaaaaatacttaaacatAACCCCTTTCATCTTGGAATCGtttgacacaaaaattaacTGTTTTGGTGCCCAGAATCTTCCTCAATtaccactttctctctctaggcTAGAATCCGGCGACTCCCTCTCTTTCCTTCCAACATAAAAGGAttgaaaaaagaggaaaataaagttAGGTACCAAAATGTATTATCTTGAAATTCAAGCAACTGGTCacctaatatctaaaaaatatagaggACTAAAATGAATGTTTCAATGAAACTTTCAACCCACCCCTCATGTTACCCAAGAGTTTTACTTCAGTCCCttagctttcaattcaatcctccatcctaaaaaaatatgtaatcgGGGGCTAATTTGGACTCAAATTGGCGAAATCGCGCAAAagaaaagtttgaggaccaaagtgaaaattatcaaaaaaatacattgcttCAATCCATAATGAATTATGAGAGagtgcatattattttttatgacaataAAAGACTAatgccttttagtttttgttttaataaataattaatgcatGTTGTCTTCAATATTCTATATGcatttgatataagtaataaATGATTGTTCTTGAATATGTTGAATTTTACCTGAAGGATTGCACATGATAAATTATTGTAATAGAGTTGAGGCTTTATTAATTATGCGCTACGTAATTTGAGAAATACTAGTAGAGATGATATTAGATATCATGTAAGAGATgtagaaataaaaaagtttttgtgtattttttatcaCAAAGACTTGGGGCTTCTATGCACCAGGATTTATTAGTACTTTGTAAACAACTTTTTATTGGTTCAAGCCTATTTTAATGATGGCTCAAAGCCTTAAAGGTCTCAAAAAACAAGTTGTGAGCCTAAACGCAAGGCATGAGGCCTTGCACAGGCAATGCACCTTAACTTAAATGCCAGGCATGCAACCTAGTGCCCTAAGGCATaggaaacacacttaaacataGGTGCTAAGCAGCGCGCCTGGCGCTCGTGGGTTCAAGCACCCCGCCTGCACCAGCCATGAGATGCATACCTAG encodes:
- the LOC7465978 gene encoding protein REDUCED CHLOROPLAST COVERAGE 2, which translates into the protein MAPKTGKAKPHKAKGEKKKKEEKVLPTVIEVTVETPDDSQVSLKGISTDRILDVRKLLGVHVETCHLTNFSLSHEVRGPRLKDSVDIILLKPCHLTITEEDYTEEQSIAHIHRLLDIVACTTSFGASSTSPTKTPGRTGGSKESGSTETGGDNKKIVNKSGKDACTDAMEKADAAVSMCPPPRLGQFYEFFSFSHLTPPVQYIRRSSRPFLEDKTEDDFFQIDVRVCSGKPMTIVASREGFYPAGKRALLCRSLVSLLQQISRVFDSAYKALMKAFTEHNKFGNLPYGFRANTWVVPPLVADNPSVFPPLPVEDENWGGNGGGQGRDGKHDYRPWAKEFAILATMPCKTAEERQIRDRKAFLLHSLFVDVSVFKAVAAIKSIIENQCFLSDTVKSFLHEERVGDLIIIITRDVSDASTKLDCKNDGCQVLGVSQEELARRNLLKGITADESATVHDTPTLGVVVVRHCGFTAVVKASSEVNWEGDPIPQDISIEEHPEGGANALNVNSLRMLLHKSSTPQSSNTLQRLQGGDLEILHSARSLVRKILEDSLLKLQEESSRYTKSIRWELGACWVQHLQNQAAGKTEAKKNEETNPEPAVKGLGKQGALLREIKKKTDVKTGKTEEGKDVYAGNNLDMSKKPDSTNQEEMEKKDEEMKVIWKKLLPEAAYLRLRESETGLHLKTPDELIEMAYKYYADTALPKLVADFGSLELSPVDGRTLTDFMHTRGLQMCSLGRVVELADKLPHVQSLCIHEMIVRAYKHILQAVVASVNDVADLAACIASCLNMLLGTPSTETEDSDIINDEKLKCKWVETFVGKRFGWQWKHESYQDLRKFAILRGLSHKVGLELLPRDYDMDNAFPFKRSDIISMVPVYKHVACSSADGRTLLESSKTSLDKGKLEDAVNYGTKALSKLVSVCGPYHRMTAGAYSLLAVVLYHTGDFNQATIYQQKALDINERELGLDHPDTMKSYGDLAVFYYRLQHTELALKYVNRALYLLHLTCGPSHPNTAATYINVAMMEEGLGNVHVALRYLHEALKCNQRLLGADHIQTAASYHAIAIALSLMEVYSLSVQHEQTTLQILQAKLGPEDLRTQDAAAWLEYFESKALEQQEAARNGTPKPDASISSKGHLSVSDLLDYITPDADMKAREAQKKARAKVKGKPGQNGETVSDEYQKDEILSPTYPIVENSSDKENKSETQFAEPGNEKSDSGLPDQSLLKTDDKTQEEDSDEGWQEAVPKGRSPTSRKSSGSRRPSLAKLNTNFMNLPQSSRFRGKPNNFASPKTSPNDPAASTGLTVPVPKKFAKSASFSTKVNNSGASTGGAEKSSTPKSAPATPASTEQVAKAAPTASPISVQSAGKIFSYKEVALAPPGTIVKAVAEQLPKGNLPMEPSTQGSNEASATDVTSGEVTTLKAAEVDNFLKPEAVKHLPASEGMKSPVDQKKETEEGGLVATEQLEGKKSAVEDRTDKEDNGAEIKIVAVKVNTSEAGNISFLGNENLDTSKDSNTISSPTEVPETQVSDGFPAASPDMEPQSTSTENSGLMEKDASISNEGVEDENTLDPSSDNTNAKALSTEGGKQDETETGKETAKKLSAAAPPFNPSIIIPVFGSVTIPGFKDHGGLLPSPVNIPPMLTVNPVRRSPHQSATARVPYGPRLSGGFNRSGNRVPRNKPSFNNGEHTGDGNHFSPPRIMNPHAAEFVPGQPWVPDGYSILQNGYMATTNGMPVSPNGFPISPTGIPVSPNGYPALLNGIQATQNEFPASPVSSVERPMLVSVDVRVENKSEAEAENGVETSAIEVGVEDQSGEKEHQEEDVNPEIKENPAELPETSDTVVAIETCDSLPIEEKPSKCWADYSDNEADIVEVAS